The following coding sequences are from one Methanosarcina sp. WWM596 window:
- a CDS encoding tetratricopeptide repeat protein, translating to MHSLYARAWYSKALALLNLKNPIESEKYFEKALEAFDALLEINPEDTVAWQYKGKILRYMDRPEESLEAFEKVLVFDPDNVPAHYFKGMTLGYLNLPEQALEAFEEVFERDAKHAGALYYSGLALYRLGRHIEAVSALSGALEINPDNPGAWYHRGASLYILGKSVEALEAFEKALALEPLNAGAWEGKAKAYLSLRRKREALNACEKALELEPASAGAWKTGGKILESIGKREEALEAFERSLTLEPTNVRNRVEKGRLLGSLGRYEEALQVFESALQMDSSLTEAKINRGKALLALGNYQQALDSFSNTLKEDPKNSECWGETGRCFFVLGKYYDAMQAYEKALSFGSENSCTLSGIGEVYYELGNYSEALEAFEQAIRLDLENAFAWNGKGNVLCKLGKYREALEAYENLLTLDYESLPARYNRGVALSRLKTRQNDAEEPLENQLQTAFKKYLELSGNLPENKIGAASWKYRGIALAELGEYKEALKAFDRAAKYRPEDISPLTCRGIVLICLGKYEKALEVFEQAEESFYTNISSEKAREISEVIKVEMPRVLDTAGKKHMLEMLMIAKGFALEALGRYEDALKAFESARKLSGNGKIAFSGKGIVFVHCGEWKKALEAFDSALIFDPGDTLASAMKAFALIRLKEFEEAVKVLERVTAGDTCPDLPFYLLGFACSKQGDFENALQAYRKATEANPKNIHARNGLAEIYFRLGNSRGALKELEASIAEAPENAFSRNLKGRVELEEQACEDALESFRMALALDTEDKRLLLWDVYARYMYAETSFEEDSARFRYILLAAAGKLEKAAICREPEDNELKAYALYFLGFFYYKARYFRKASERLEECLKLENSREVKQPAALFLKNIRTGHPGSAWWEWWFASETYGFIKKAGFGLIFLIIFSLLLSHPAASTLPFVSWPASIISQVFYPNGENSALWARYGKEYVVSILILSALLFLPAFRFNRSGREELELETLTPPPLDFDIPSSILEEFKERLEKNLFSPEPMRESMEKLGKF from the coding sequence ATGCACTCTCTTTATGCCAGAGCCTGGTACAGTAAAGCCCTTGCTCTTTTGAACCTGAAAAATCCGATCGAGTCAGAGAAATATTTTGAAAAGGCTCTTGAAGCTTTCGATGCCCTGCTTGAAATAAACCCTGAGGATACGGTCGCCTGGCAATATAAAGGAAAAATACTGCGGTACATGGACCGGCCTGAGGAATCTCTGGAGGCTTTTGAAAAGGTCCTTGTTTTTGACCCGGACAATGTCCCTGCCCATTATTTTAAGGGCATGACACTCGGGTACCTGAACCTTCCTGAGCAGGCTCTGGAGGCTTTCGAAGAGGTATTTGAAAGAGATGCAAAACATGCAGGAGCTCTTTACTATAGCGGGCTTGCCTTATACCGATTGGGGAGGCACATCGAAGCAGTTTCAGCCCTTTCAGGGGCTCTGGAAATAAATCCTGATAACCCTGGAGCCTGGTACCACAGGGGAGCCTCCCTCTACATTCTGGGAAAGAGTGTGGAAGCTCTTGAAGCTTTTGAAAAAGCACTGGCACTGGAACCCTTAAATGCAGGAGCCTGGGAAGGCAAGGCAAAAGCATACCTTTCTCTGAGAAGAAAAAGGGAAGCTTTGAATGCATGTGAAAAAGCTCTGGAGCTTGAACCTGCTTCTGCAGGAGCCTGGAAAACCGGGGGAAAAATTTTGGAAAGCATTGGGAAAAGAGAAGAGGCACTTGAAGCTTTTGAAAGAAGCCTTACTCTTGAACCCACGAATGTAAGAAACAGGGTTGAAAAAGGCAGGCTGCTCGGAAGCCTGGGAAGATATGAGGAAGCACTTCAGGTGTTTGAAAGTGCACTTCAGATGGACAGTTCTCTTACTGAAGCCAAAATCAACAGGGGAAAAGCCCTGCTGGCTCTTGGAAATTACCAACAGGCTCTTGATTCTTTCAGTAATACTCTTAAAGAAGACCCCAAGAATTCAGAATGCTGGGGGGAGACGGGCAGGTGTTTCTTTGTCCTCGGGAAATATTATGACGCAATGCAGGCTTACGAAAAAGCTCTCTCTTTTGGGTCCGAAAATAGCTGCACCCTGAGCGGCATTGGTGAAGTTTATTATGAGCTTGGGAATTATTCCGAAGCTCTGGAAGCTTTTGAACAGGCTATAAGGCTTGATTTAGAAAATGCCTTTGCCTGGAATGGGAAGGGAAATGTGCTCTGTAAACTCGGGAAGTATAGGGAAGCCCTCGAAGCTTATGAAAATCTCCTTACGCTTGATTATGAAAGCCTGCCTGCCCGCTACAACCGCGGAGTTGCCCTTTCCAGGCTTAAAACCAGGCAAAATGACGCCGAAGAACCTCTTGAAAACCAGCTCCAGACAGCTTTTAAAAAATACCTTGAGCTGTCCGGGAATCTTCCTGAGAATAAAATTGGGGCTGCTAGCTGGAAATACAGGGGGATTGCTCTTGCTGAACTTGGAGAATATAAAGAAGCACTTAAAGCTTTTGACAGGGCGGCGAAGTACAGACCAGAAGATATTTCCCCTCTGACCTGCAGAGGAATTGTCCTCATATGCCTTGGAAAATATGAAAAAGCTCTGGAGGTTTTTGAGCAGGCAGAAGAGAGTTTTTACACAAACATAAGCTCAGAAAAAGCTAGAGAGATCAGTGAAGTAATAAAAGTGGAAATGCCCAGGGTTCTGGACACTGCCGGAAAAAAGCACATGCTGGAAATGCTCATGATCGCCAAAGGTTTTGCCCTTGAAGCTCTTGGCAGATATGAAGATGCCCTGAAAGCCTTTGAAAGTGCCAGAAAACTGTCGGGAAACGGAAAAATCGCCTTTTCCGGGAAAGGCATTGTATTTGTACACTGCGGAGAATGGAAAAAAGCCCTGGAAGCATTTGATAGTGCCCTTATCTTCGATCCTGGAGATACTCTGGCTTCGGCAATGAAAGCCTTTGCCCTGATAAGGCTTAAGGAGTTTGAGGAAGCTGTAAAGGTTCTCGAACGGGTCACAGCCGGGGATACATGCCCGGATCTTCCCTTCTACCTGCTGGGTTTTGCCTGTTCAAAGCAGGGAGATTTTGAAAACGCCTTGCAGGCGTACAGAAAAGCAACTGAAGCAAATCCGAAGAACATTCATGCCAGGAATGGGCTTGCAGAGATATATTTCAGGCTTGGGAACAGCAGGGGTGCGTTAAAAGAGCTTGAAGCTTCAATTGCAGAAGCTCCGGAAAATGCATTTTCAAGGAACCTGAAAGGCAGGGTGGAGCTTGAAGAACAGGCATGTGAAGACGCTCTTGAGTCTTTTCGGATGGCTCTTGCCCTGGATACGGAAGACAAGAGGCTCCTGCTCTGGGACGTATATGCCAGGTATATGTATGCAGAAACTTCTTTTGAAGAAGATAGTGCACGTTTCAGATACATACTCCTTGCAGCTGCCGGAAAACTTGAAAAGGCAGCTATTTGCCGGGAACCGGAAGACAATGAACTGAAAGCTTACGCCCTGTACTTCCTGGGCTTTTTTTACTATAAAGCCCGTTACTTCCGAAAAGCCTCCGAAAGGCTCGAAGAATGCCTGAAACTTGAAAATTCCAGGGAGGTAAAACAGCCTGCTGCCCTCTTCCTTAAAAATATCCGTACCGGCCATCCAGGATCTGCCTGGTGGGAATGGTGGTTTGCTTCGGAAACATACGGTTTCATTAAAAAAGCAGGATTCGGGCTAATTTTCCTGATAATCTTCAGCTTGCTGCTGTCCCACCCTGCAGCCTCAACCCTTCCCTTCGTATCCTGGCCGGCATCCATTATAAGCCAGGTTTTTTATCCGAATGGGGAAAACAGTGCCTTATGGGCGCGTTATGGAAAGGAGTATGTAGTCTCGATTCTGATTTTGTCCGCTCTCCTGTTCCTTCCGGCGTTCAGATTCAACAGGTCGGGACGGGAAGAACTTGAACTTGAAACACTTACTCCACCACCTCTGGACTTTGACATCCCTTCCTCCATTCTGGAAGAGTTTAAGGAAAGGCTCGAAAAAAATCTGTTCTCTCCGGAACCCATGAGAGAAAGCATGGAAAAGCTCGGGAAGTTTTGA
- a CDS encoding cyclase family protein, which yields MFDPKKIPVKGKIIDVTVPISSFTPIFPGDPEPSIEKFLTLENDGCAVSRLSLGSHTGTHVDAPSHILKDGLSVDRLNIENLMGKAVVLDFSQINGALTGNILDKAYKDQRNNDQKNTENVSILLLKTTASVRNEKSPEIPGFRVGGLDKKRVFEESAYLDATAAAWIVQNGFKTVGIDVFSVDSLSSESLPAHHTLLSNNVNIVECLDLSSVEAGMYFFLCLPLKVEGCDGAPARALLISDS from the coding sequence ATGTTTGACCCGAAAAAAATCCCAGTTAAGGGAAAGATCATAGATGTTACAGTCCCTATTTCTTCTTTTACCCCTATCTTTCCTGGAGACCCCGAGCCTTCAATCGAAAAGTTCCTCACTCTTGAAAATGACGGTTGTGCAGTATCCAGATTGAGTCTTGGAAGCCATACAGGCACGCACGTTGACGCTCCTTCTCACATCCTGAAAGATGGACTTTCAGTTGACAGACTGAACATTGAAAACCTTATGGGTAAGGCGGTTGTTCTGGATTTTTCCCAAATAAACGGGGCATTGACAGGCAATATTCTTGATAAGGCTTACAAAGACCAGAGAAACAATGACCAGAAAAATACTGAAAATGTTTCCATTCTCCTCCTGAAAACAACGGCTTCTGTCCGAAATGAAAAAAGTCCGGAAATACCGGGCTTTCGGGTAGGAGGACTTGATAAGAAAAGGGTATTTGAGGAATCTGCTTACCTTGATGCAACTGCTGCAGCCTGGATTGTCCAGAATGGGTTCAAAACAGTAGGAATCGATGTTTTTTCCGTGGACAGCCTCTCCTCAGAAAGCCTGCCTGCTCATCACACGCTTCTTTCAAATAACGTGAACATCGTGGAATGTCTTGACCTCAGCTCAGTCGAGGCCGGAATGTATTTTTTCCTGTGCCTTCCCCTGAAAGTTGAGGGCTGCGATGGAGCCCCGGCAAGAGCGTTACTGATTTCGGACTCCTGA
- a CDS encoding DUF362 domain-containing protein → MSEKEGYVVVFGCKRCGKCKDVCPVGAIYEENELAKIDPEKCNLCMKCIDECTNRSIIYME, encoded by the coding sequence ATGTCAGAGAAGGAAGGATATGTTGTAGTTTTCGGCTGCAAAAGGTGCGGAAAATGCAAGGATGTATGTCCTGTAGGTGCCATTTATGAAGAAAACGAGCTTGCAAAAATTGATCCTGAAAAGTGTAACCTTTGCATGAAATGCATAGATGAATGTACTAACAGATCCATTATTTACATGGAATGA
- a CDS encoding radical SAM protein: protein MEKLSKDETGSFCSYLSEGCRLCQQGAKMVLFVTGLCPKSCFYCPLSDERHGKDLVFANERLVKSDEDLLKEAELMDALGTGITGGEPLIKVERVLHYIHLLKSSFGKGHHIHLYTSLAPDRETLEKLAEADLDEIRFHPPQAVWGELMHSPYADTLRNAKDLGMETGIEIPSLEGAEKVAAFAEEMGIFLNLNELEFSDNNSDALYKNGFSLESDISCAAAGSHTYAESASSMCKRVHFCSSTYKDAVQLRKRFQRIAKNTAREFDEITEDGTLIYGVINGGNQELAEEILRDTDVPDKFFEVKEGKIEVAWWVLEDLKAELKEELEPLGTSLFIIERHPFEDGLLVELIPL from the coding sequence ATGGAAAAGTTATCCAAAGATGAGACAGGCTCCTTTTGCAGTTACCTTTCAGAAGGCTGCAGGCTATGCCAGCAGGGCGCCAAAATGGTGCTCTTTGTAACGGGTCTGTGCCCTAAAAGCTGTTTTTACTGCCCACTTTCCGATGAAAGGCATGGAAAAGACCTGGTTTTTGCAAACGAAAGGCTTGTAAAAAGCGATGAGGATTTGTTGAAGGAAGCGGAGCTTATGGATGCCCTCGGGACAGGGATTACTGGTGGGGAGCCTCTAATTAAAGTGGAGAGAGTCCTGCACTACATTCACCTGCTTAAGTCCTCTTTTGGGAAAGGTCATCATATTCACCTTTATACTTCTCTTGCTCCTGATAGGGAAACCCTTGAAAAGTTAGCAGAAGCAGACCTTGATGAAATCCGCTTCCATCCTCCGCAGGCAGTCTGGGGAGAGCTTATGCACAGCCCTTATGCAGATACCCTGCGAAATGCAAAAGATCTGGGGATGGAAACCGGAATAGAAATTCCTTCCCTTGAAGGGGCAGAGAAAGTTGCGGCTTTCGCAGAGGAAATGGGAATTTTCCTTAACCTGAACGAACTGGAATTTTCTGATAATAACTCAGATGCCCTGTATAAAAATGGTTTTTCCCTGGAATCAGATATTTCCTGTGCTGCTGCCGGGTCCCATACTTATGCTGAAAGTGCTTCTAGTATGTGTAAAAGAGTTCATTTCTGTTCTTCGACCTATAAAGATGCAGTCCAGTTGCGCAAAAGGTTTCAGAGGATTGCAAAAAATACAGCAAGAGAATTTGATGAAATCACGGAAGACGGCACTCTTATCTATGGGGTCATCAACGGAGGGAACCAGGAACTTGCAGAAGAAATTCTCAGGGATACAGATGTTCCAGATAAATTTTTCGAAGTAAAGGAAGGAAAAATTGAGGTAGCCTGGTGGGTGCTTGAAGACCTTAAAGCCGAGCTCAAAGAAGAACTTGAACCCCTTGGGACAAGCCTTTTCATTATTGAAAGGCATCCTTTTGAAGACGGGCTGCTTGTTGAACTTATCCCTCTATGA
- a CDS encoding XTP/dITP diphosphatase, whose translation MHKIIFVTGNKGKFAEVRDIFKTFGIEVIQNKNGYPELQENELEPIAAYGAQYVANKLNMPVMVDDSGIFINALNGFPGPYSRFVEDKLGNLKVLKMMEGEEDRTAYFKTVIGYCEPGKEPLVFPGIVEGKIAYEERGTGGFGYDPIFEYRGMTFGELGDEEKNKVSHRRRAVDKFLKWFSRKS comes from the coding sequence ATGCATAAGATTATCTTTGTTACGGGAAATAAGGGCAAGTTTGCCGAGGTAAGGGATATCTTCAAAACTTTCGGGATCGAAGTCATCCAGAACAAAAATGGTTATCCTGAACTCCAGGAAAATGAACTTGAACCGATTGCTGCTTACGGGGCACAGTATGTTGCAAACAAACTGAACATGCCTGTGATGGTAGATGACTCCGGGATATTCATAAATGCTTTAAACGGTTTTCCAGGCCCCTACTCCCGTTTTGTGGAAGACAAACTGGGAAATCTCAAAGTGCTCAAAATGATGGAAGGAGAAGAGGACAGGACCGCATATTTTAAAACCGTAATCGGATATTGTGAACCCGGAAAAGAACCCCTGGTCTTCCCTGGTATTGTGGAAGGGAAGATCGCATACGAAGAGCGTGGAACAGGTGGTTTTGGATATGATCCTATCTTCGAATACAGGGGCATGACCTTCGGGGAACTCGGGGACGAAGAAAAGAATAAGGTTTCCCACCGGCGCAGGGCTGTAGATAAGTTCCTGAAATGGTTTTCCAGAAAGTCTTAA
- a CDS encoding bifunctional N(6)-L-threonylcarbamoyladenine synthase/serine/threonine protein kinase — translation MSEKQMYITLSDIIEGSDSKQRRRTGRRVEAVKNTFILGIEGTAWNLSAAIVTENEIIAEVTETYKPEKGGIHPREAAQHHAKYAASVIKKLLAEAKEKGVEPSDIDGIAFSQGPGLGPCLRTVATAARMLSLSLGIPLLGVNHCIAHIEIGVWRTPATDPVVLYVSGANSQVISYMEGRYRVFGETLDIGLGNALDKFARGAGLPHPGGPKIEACAKDAKKYIHLPYVIKGMDLSFSGLSTASSEALKKASLEDVCYSYQETAFAMVVEVAERALAHTGKKEVLLAGGVGANTRLREMLNEMCEARGAKFYVPEKRFMGDNGTMIAYTGLLMYKSGNTLSLEDSRVNPSFRTDDVKVTWIKEKEMKKVPEISPEIFLRTPPGEMLDNGAEAVIYLEDGPEGKKVLVKERVPKVYRHRGIDERIRRERNRTEARLMSEARRTGVPTPIIYDVEEFKLKMQFIEGVPIKYLITPEVSEKVGELVGRLHSSGIVHGDLTTSNLLLAGERLYLIDFGLAYFDKSLEARGVDVHVLFQTFESTHRDHETLVKAFKKGYGSTFIGSEDVLRRVEEIKKRARYA, via the coding sequence ATGTCAGAAAAGCAAATGTATATAACCCTCTCCGATATTATCGAAGGCAGTGATAGCAAGCAGAGGAGACGCACCGGAAGGAGAGTGGAAGCCGTGAAAAACACATTCATCCTTGGAATCGAGGGTACTGCCTGGAATCTGAGTGCCGCAATCGTGACTGAGAACGAAATCATTGCTGAGGTTACAGAAACTTATAAACCCGAAAAAGGCGGAATTCACCCAAGGGAAGCCGCCCAGCACCATGCAAAATATGCAGCAAGTGTAATCAAAAAACTCCTTGCAGAAGCAAAAGAAAAAGGTGTAGAGCCTTCGGATATTGACGGAATAGCTTTTTCTCAGGGCCCCGGACTCGGACCCTGCCTTAGAACCGTTGCAACAGCAGCCAGGATGCTCTCCCTGTCTCTCGGGATCCCACTGTTAGGAGTCAACCACTGCATCGCCCATATAGAAATAGGGGTCTGGCGAACCCCGGCAACCGACCCTGTAGTTCTTTATGTAAGCGGGGCAAATTCCCAGGTAATCTCATATATGGAAGGGAGGTACAGGGTCTTTGGTGAGACTCTTGATATTGGCCTGGGAAATGCCCTTGATAAATTTGCGCGGGGAGCTGGCCTGCCTCATCCCGGAGGGCCTAAAATCGAGGCTTGCGCTAAAGACGCAAAGAAATATATCCATCTCCCGTATGTGATTAAAGGAATGGACCTCTCATTTTCCGGGCTCTCAACAGCTTCAAGCGAAGCCCTGAAAAAAGCTTCTCTTGAAGATGTCTGCTATTCATATCAGGAAACAGCTTTTGCAATGGTTGTGGAGGTTGCAGAACGCGCCCTTGCCCACACAGGAAAAAAGGAAGTGCTGCTGGCAGGCGGTGTAGGTGCAAATACCAGGCTTCGCGAGATGTTAAACGAGATGTGTGAAGCCAGAGGTGCAAAGTTCTATGTGCCCGAAAAGCGCTTCATGGGCGACAACGGGACAATGATCGCATATACCGGGCTCCTGATGTATAAGTCAGGAAATACTCTCTCCCTTGAAGATTCGCGTGTGAACCCGAGTTTCAGGACCGATGATGTGAAAGTGACCTGGATAAAGGAAAAGGAAATGAAAAAGGTCCCTGAAATTTCTCCTGAGATATTCCTCAGGACTCCCCCCGGAGAGATGCTTGACAACGGGGCTGAAGCTGTTATTTACCTTGAGGATGGACCGGAAGGAAAGAAAGTGCTTGTTAAGGAAAGGGTTCCCAAGGTTTACAGGCACAGAGGAATAGATGAGAGGATCAGGAGAGAAAGGAACCGGACAGAAGCCCGCCTGATGTCTGAAGCCAGGCGCACAGGAGTGCCTACGCCAATCATCTACGATGTTGAGGAATTCAAGCTCAAAATGCAGTTCATCGAAGGAGTTCCCATTAAGTATCTTATAACCCCAGAGGTTTCGGAAAAGGTCGGAGAGCTTGTTGGCAGGCTACACAGTTCAGGTATAGTACACGGAGACCTTACCACTTCAAACCTCCTGCTTGCAGGCGAAAGGCTTTACCTTATCGACTTCGGGCTTGCTTATTTTGATAAAAGCCTGGAAGCCAGAGGTGTGGACGTCCATGTGCTTTTCCAGACTTTTGAAAGTACACACCGCGACCACGAAACCCTTGTTAAAGCTTTCAAAAAAGGGTATGGAAGTACTTTTATAGGTTCAGAGGATGTACTCAGGCGAGTAGAAGAGATAAAAAAGAGGGCTCGCTATGCATAA
- a CDS encoding metal-dependent hydrolase encodes MPYPVVHVLFFLFCVCAVAVYATTKALYCRELSFRNSGTLLLLMFVGGLCTLFPDITAVYNLLVNGTIEHCWIGSVPTHSFLFSSTAILFGGVVGYVAYREFNKIVYMAIFAESAFLTHLLLDDVTTGYCYYLYPLYNKPLSVSSMMTTEFTGTGFFHYLIASFVSVFCIFVVILMALFALSQFGFEFSYRAEK; translated from the coding sequence ATGCCATATCCGGTCGTACATGTCCTGTTTTTTTTGTTTTGCGTCTGCGCGGTAGCTGTATATGCTACAACAAAGGCGCTCTATTGCAGAGAGCTCTCATTCAGAAACTCAGGGACACTACTATTGCTGATGTTTGTAGGTGGTTTATGTACTCTGTTCCCGGACATAACGGCTGTATATAATCTACTCGTAAACGGCACTATAGAACACTGCTGGATTGGCTCGGTCCCGACGCATTCATTCCTGTTCAGTTCTACTGCAATTCTGTTCGGGGGGGTTGTCGGATATGTTGCATACAGGGAATTCAATAAAATAGTATACATGGCAATTTTTGCAGAGTCTGCTTTCCTCACACACCTGCTGTTAGATGATGTAACTACAGGATACTGTTATTATCTCTATCCGCTTTATAATAAACCTCTCAGTGTATCCTCAATGATGACTACAGAATTCACAGGGACTGGCTTTTTTCATTATCTGATCGCATCTTTTGTATCTGTTTTCTGCATATTCGTTGTAATATTAATGGCACTATTCGCTTTGAGCCAATTTGGGTTTGAATTCAGTTACAGAGCTGAAAAATGA